GCGGTCGCCAATCCCGAGGCGTACCTGTACACCGTGGCGGCCAACCTGGCCCGCGAGCATGCGCGCTCGCGCGCTTCGCTGCCGCCGCTGGAGGATGTCGAGCTGCTGGCCGAAGTGCTGAAGAGCGAAGAGGATGTGGAAGGCACGTTCGAAAGCAGGCAGCGCTGGAACGATATCCGCGGCGCCATCGCGCAGCTGCCGCCGACCACGCGGCGGATGATGGAACTGCACTATCGCGACGGCCTGGAATGTCCGCAGATCGGTGCGCAGTTGGACGTGTCCGTGCACATGGTGCGCAAGCACATCGGCAAGGGCCTGGACGCCTGCCGCAAGGCGCTGGGCGCCGGGGAGGACGCGTGAACCGGCAGGAGCCGACATCCATGGACGGGACCGTGGCCGAGCAGGCGGCCCGCTGGTTCCTGCTCAACCGCGAGGCGGCGCTGAGCGAACCCCAGCGCCTGGCGTTCCTGGACTGGATGCAGCGTTCGCCCGAGCACGTGCGCGAATACCTGCGTGCCTTGCACCTGCATCGCCAGGTGGGCGCGGCCATGGGAATGGCGCGGCAGGAGGCGGTGGCTCCCGACCGGGCAGTGCACGGCACCCTGGCCAAGGTGGTGCCGTTGTTCGCCAGCGCGCCGCGCACGCCGGCGCCGCGCATGCGCCGCGCACGCCGTGGCTGGATGCTGGCGGCCGCAGCGGCCTGCATCGCGCTGGGGCTTGGCTTCGGATTGCTGCACCTGCAGCCGCAGGCGCTGCTGCTGACGGCCGGACACGGGCAATTGCGCGACCTCAGGCTCGCCGACGGCACCCAGCTGCGTCTCAACGCGGACAGCGTCGTGCGTGTGCGCATGGGCTGGCTGTCGCGGCGGGTTGAGCTGCTGCAGGGCGAAGCCACCTTCGACATCGCCGCGGATCGGCGGCCCTTCCTGGTGCAGGTCGACGGCCTGCAGATCCGCGACATCGGCACCGTGTTCGATGTGTCGCGGCGCTTGCAGGGCACCCGAATCGGGGTGATGTCCGGTGAAGTGGAGGTCTGGCGCAGCGGCACGGATGCGCGGCGCCTGGCGCAGCTGGATGCCGGCCGGGTGGTGCTGGTCGATCATGGCAGCGGCGCGGTGCAGCGGCTCGATATGCCGGCCTCGATGCTGCTGGACTGGCAGCAGCGCAAGGTCTCCTTCCTCGACGAACGCCTGGACGAAGTCGCGGCGGCGTTCAATCGCCACAACACGGTGCAGGTGGTGGTCGAGGACGCGGCGGCCGCATCGGTGCGCCTGTCCGGCAGCCTGGACGCGCACCGGGTTGCGGCAT
This sequence is a window from Xanthomonas sp. CFBP 8443. Protein-coding genes within it:
- a CDS encoding sigma-70 family RNA polymerase sigma factor, whose protein sequence is MSSVRIWEKSYELRRRLLRGFFLRRGSHAEDAEDLAQEVYLRLLRTTGENAEAVANPEAYLYTVAANLAREHARSRASLPPLEDVELLAEVLKSEEDVEGTFESRQRWNDIRGAIAQLPPTTRRMMELHYRDGLECPQIGAQLDVSVHMVRKHIGKGLDACRKALGAGEDA
- a CDS encoding FecR domain-containing protein — encoded protein: MDGTVAEQAARWFLLNREAALSEPQRLAFLDWMQRSPEHVREYLRALHLHRQVGAAMGMARQEAVAPDRAVHGTLAKVVPLFASAPRTPAPRMRRARRGWMLAAAAACIALGLGFGLLHLQPQALLLTAGHGQLRDLRLADGTQLRLNADSVVRVRMGWLSRRVELLQGEATFDIAADRRPFLVQVDGLQIRDIGTVFDVSRRLQGTRIGVMSGEVEVWRSGTDARRLAQLDAGRVVLVDHGSGAVQRLDMPASMLLDWQQRKVSFLDERLDEVAAAFNRHNTVQVVVEDAAAASVRLSGSLDAHRVAALQAFLQRDARFAVRRDGDTVRVSSR